GTTTTTTAGACTTCAGGGCCAAACATCAGTTGAAGCACTCAAAAAGGCACTGACAGACGAGGATTTCCGAATTCGCGAACGGGCGGCAGTCGCCCTGCGAAGAAATGCTGATCTTGCCATTGAAGAGTTGCTGGTCGCTCTCAATGACCCGGAACCGGACGTTCGGGTTGCGGCTGCCGTAGGATTGGATGATTGCTATGACGAACGAATCATCCATCCACTGATTGAACGGTTTCGAACCGACCCAAATGCAGACGTTCGCCATCGTGCCGGAGCAGCGTTACTACAGGAATATAATGGACTGAAATGGTATACAGATGAAGTACTTGCGGCGTTTTTGAACGCTTTTGACGATCCTGAAAAAAAGGTTCGTGACATGGCGATTTGGGCTTTTACCCACAATGATGAACTTGAACCACAAGTAACTGAGCGGCTACTTCAGTTCCTGGAAGATAGAAACAAAATGACCCGGTATGGTGTGTTTCGCGCCTTGCAGCACGTCGCTGATTCTTCTGCTATTCGAATTGTCTTAGCCCATCTGGAGAAAGAACAGGATGCTTACATTCGAAAAACCGCGATTGATTTTCTGGCGAAGTTCAATACTGAGGCCGCCATCGGAGGATTGATTTCCTTGCTTGATGATCGAGCACCTGAAGTTCGCGAACATGCAGCCGAGATTTTTGCCCATCTGAAGTCAACTGATGAGCGGATTATCCCGGCTCTCATGCGTGCCCTCGATGATCAAGTTCCTCGGATTCATATTGCAGCCGCTGATTCATTGATGAGTTTACATCAGCATCCACCTCTTGATTTAGTCATCCAGGCTGCCAAAAGCTCAGATTTTGTTTCCCGATGGAAAGCATTGATCACATTGGGGAAAAGTAAGGATGAACGCGTCTTTGATGTCATTCTTGACGCTTTACACGATGAAGATGAGCGGATTTGTAGCTCTGCGGCCTCTGCTCTGGGTGAATTTGGCAGTGAAAAGGCGATTGAGCCCCTGCTCAACCTTGCTCACAAAAATATACCACGCGGTAAGTTTTCAGTGGTTTCAGCTCTGCGGGAGATTCTTCATCCACGCTCGGTTGAAGCATTACAATCATTTTTGAATGACGATGATCCAGTTGTCCGCTCGTACACCGAGCATGCGCTGGATCGGCTAAAACAGCGTCTCAGTCTTGATCAAAACGTTAGGAAGTAACTTGTTATGACTGTTGAATATAGCCAATCGAGAATCAACCTTGAAAAACCTCAAGCTGTGGTTTTGTTCGAAGCCTTTCAGCAAATATATAGCGGTGGAGCTGTGATTTTGTGCTGCTTTTCCCTCTCTGAGTTCAGCCACTTGAAGACAGATTCACTGTTCATCGCTCCAGAACCAATTATTTCTCAGTTTTTGAAATCCCAAACCATTCAGCAAGAAGTTCCCGAATTGAAAATAGATGACGAACTGATACTT
The DNA window shown above is from Acidobacteriota bacterium and carries:
- a CDS encoding HEAT repeat domain-containing protein; amino-acid sequence: MDNQNVTIWLEKLQSSNEEERIDALSELTYEYDERAFDLIGQAISDSSPKVRESAIRAAQEIKNPRFIEPIIQALTDSALHVRYTAAYAFAYLPPDTRALGPLLLALKDPASSVNRGAATSLVAMYTHEPTRDSIIVKHLLEALAHPLPDVRSSAAMALGKICEPSAVEPLIKLLEDRDSTVRYEAAEALGLLGDKRAVEPLIQCLEDSNSWVRSHAASALGKLNDQSAVMPLMHLLVRGDPLNDQPTAAGALGELRDERAVEPLINLFEKADDLYQSTFLSALGKIGGPKATELILKVCSDPDRRIRHRAAFPFFRLQGQTSVEALKKALTDEDFRIRERAAVALRRNADLAIEELLVALNDPEPDVRVAAAVGLDDCYDERIIHPLIERFRTDPNADVRHRAGAALLQEYNGLKWYTDEVLAAFLNAFDDPEKKVRDMAIWAFTHNDELEPQVTERLLQFLEDRNKMTRYGVFRALQHVADSSAIRIVLAHLEKEQDAYIRKTAIDFLAKFNTEAAIGGLISLLDDRAPEVREHAAEIFAHLKSTDERIIPALMRALDDQVPRIHIAAADSLMSLHQHPPLDLVIQAAKSSDFVSRWKALITLGKSKDERVFDVILDALHDEDERICSSAASALGEFGSEKAIEPLLNLAHKNIPRGKFSVVSALREILHPRSVEALQSFLNDDDPVVRSYTEHALDRLKQRLSLDQNVRK